A DNA window from Kineococcus rhizosphaerae contains the following coding sequences:
- a CDS encoding FadR/GntR family transcriptional regulator, translated as MGEQLEEFVSRLIALSTEGPGGVRRLPPERELGEALDLSRGALREHLSQLDSLGVLRRRQGHGSYLDTPNVEFIQTYFMLMRQLGHLGDDEFSEARAMLEEVMAAAAASRVRDVDVEELRDIVGVMVAHTKAGDAQRALQADLDFHSRIYEIVDNPIFNMLNQGFAHVLRDNMQLRRDLAMSAETPAADGSFNTDTVHYEIVNALAARDADAARSAMRRHFSDFSLLALAAQIASNGHQPHT; from the coding sequence GTGGGTGAACAGCTTGAGGAGTTTGTCTCACGACTGATCGCGCTGAGTACAGAAGGGCCGGGTGGAGTTCGACGACTCCCGCCGGAACGTGAGCTGGGCGAAGCGTTGGACCTCAGCCGCGGGGCGCTGCGTGAGCACCTGTCTCAGCTGGACAGCCTCGGGGTGCTCCGGCGCCGCCAAGGGCACGGGTCATACCTGGACACCCCCAACGTCGAGTTCATTCAGACCTACTTCATGTTGATGCGGCAGCTCGGGCACCTCGGTGACGACGAGTTTTCCGAGGCGCGGGCGATGCTCGAAGAGGTGATGGCCGCAGCCGCTGCGTCGCGGGTCCGCGACGTCGATGTCGAGGAACTCCGCGACATCGTGGGAGTCATGGTCGCCCACACCAAAGCCGGTGATGCGCAAAGAGCCCTGCAAGCAGACCTCGACTTTCACAGCCGTATCTACGAGATCGTCGACAACCCGATCTTCAACATGCTCAACCAGGGCTTTGCCCACGTGCTGCGCGACAACATGCAGCTACGACGCGACCTGGCCATGAGCGCAGAGACTCCTGCAGCCGACGGTTCTTTCAACACCGACACGGTCCATTACGAGATCGTGAACGCACTCGCTGCCCGCGACGCTGACGCCGCCCGATCGGCCATGCGGCGCCACTTCTCCGATTTCTCCCTACTGGCCCTGGCGGCGCAGATCGCATCGAATGGGCACCAACCTCACACGTGA
- a CDS encoding RidA family protein has translation MTTSTSTFNHDVPWESSYGYSQGYRVGDTIYISGQLAHDEACNLVGEGDIVAQCAKTFENFDKVLVGLGGRRDQVVETTVAIIGLRENFDAVGAAHLDYFGQHRPASTALGVVELAMPGQLVEVAAVVRLDI, from the coding sequence ATGACCACGTCCACTTCTACCTTCAACCATGACGTTCCCTGGGAGTCGAGCTACGGGTACAGCCAGGGGTACCGGGTGGGCGACACTATTTACATCTCCGGCCAGCTCGCCCATGACGAGGCCTGCAACCTCGTCGGTGAAGGCGACATCGTCGCGCAGTGTGCCAAGACGTTCGAGAACTTCGACAAGGTCCTCGTGGGCCTCGGCGGGCGCCGTGACCAGGTCGTGGAGACCACCGTGGCCATCATCGGCCTCCGGGAGAACTTCGACGCAGTCGGTGCGGCTCATCTGGACTACTTCGGTCAGCACCGACCGGCTAGCACTGCACTCGGCGTCGTCGAACTCGCGATGCCCGGCCAGCTGGTCGAGGTGGCAGCGGTCGTACGACTCGACATCTGA